The Camelina sativa cultivar DH55 chromosome 14, Cs, whole genome shotgun sequence genome includes a window with the following:
- the LOC104741560 gene encoding probable LRR receptor-like serine/threonine-protein kinase At1g29720: MIMSKMSLFSFILTLIYCLFTVSSSPSLHPDEVEALKDIAATLGVKHLNLSEDPCLTKTLVIPQGVLDEGQNSTIRCDCHFDNYSTCHITHFVLKKFSLPGRLPPMLYKFQYLESIDLYHNYLHGSIPMEWSSLPYLKSISLCANRLSGDIPKGLGKFINLTLLTLEANQFSGTIPKELGNLVNLQGLGLSSNQLVGGLPKTLARLKKLTNLILSDNLLNGSIPEFIGKLSQLQRLELYASGLRGPIPDSIFYLENLIDLRISDTAAELGHVPQIASKSLTHLVLRNLNLSGPIPTSLWDLPSLMTLDLSFNRLTGEIPAYATAPRYTYLAGNMLSGKVETGAFLTASTNIDLSYNNFTWSPMCKERKNINTYESSHSRNRLTRLLPCSAIKQCQNYSRSLHINCGGPNVTIENSRGKFLYQGDNYGPTGSAMNYHSTNWGFSNTGDFMDDAITEDRYSVSSESVVSAKYPELYQTARRSPLSLAYFAFCFENGSYNVKLHFSEIQFSDEEPYGRLAKRVFNIYIQGKLIWEDFNIREEANGTHREVVREVDTPVTDNTLEIRLYWAGKGTMIIPQRGYYGSLISAISVCPSSESECGVPVKILPVKKDHKPTKYPLILGLAVSLAFLLLGLLCWIKCVSNANAAERGSFSLRQLKVATDNFNPLNKLGEGGFGSVFKGRLPDGTFIAVKKLSSKSHQGNKEFVTEIGMIACLQHPNLVKLYGCCVEKNQLLLVYEYLENNCLSDALFGRSSLKLEWRTRHKICLGIARGLAFLHEDSAVKIIHRDIKGTNVLLDKDLNSKISDFGLARLHEDDQSHITTRVAGTIGYMAPEYAMRGHLTEKADVYSFGVVAMEIVSGKNNAKYMPDDECCVGLLDWAFMLQKKGNFTEILDPRLEGMFNVMEAERMIKVSLICSNKSPTLRPSMSEVVKMLEGETDIEQIISDPGVYGDDLRFNPSSLPSDGIMSIPSSSESAYDLIQINDLYPLSPESIVFTS; this comes from the exons ATGATTATGTCAAAAATGTCCCTTTTCAGCTTTATTCTTACACTTATCTACTGTCTATTTACagtatcttcttctccttctctacaCCCAGATGAAG TGGAAGCCCTTAAGGATATCGCAGCAACACTGGGTGTGAAGCACTTGAACCTAAGTGAAGATCCATGTCTCACAAAGACTCTGGTAATACCTCAAGGTGTTCTGGATGAAGGACAGAACAGCACAATCAGATGTGACTGTCATTTCGATAACTACAGCACTTGTCATATCACACACTT TGTCCTCAAGAAATTCAGTCTTCCAGGTAGACTTCCTCCGATGCTGTACAAGTTTCAGTATCTTGAATCGAT TGACTTATACCATAATTACCTTCATGGCTCAATTCCTATGGAATGGTCCTCACTGCCTTACCTCAAATCTAT CTCTCTCTGCGCAAACCGCTTATCAGGAGACATTCCCAAAGGATTGGGGAAGTTTATTAACCTCACcctttt AACTCTTGAAGCCAATCAATTTTCTGGAACTATTCCTAAGGAACTTGGGAACCTAGTGAATCTACAAGGATT AGGACTCTCTTCCAACCAACTTGTCGGAGGCCTCCCCAAGACATTAGCAAGACTAAAAAAGCTAACTAATCT CATCTTAAGTGATAACCTCCTGAACGGATCGATTCCAGAGTTTATTGGGAAATTATCCCAACTTCAAAGATT AGAACTCTATGCGAGTGGCCTTAGAGGACCTATTCCAGACTCCATTTTTTATCTGGAGAATTTGATCGACCT GAGGATCAGTGACACGGCTGCAGAATTGGGACATGTTCCTCAGATAGCTAGCAAGAGCCTCACACATTT gGTTCTGAGAAACTTAAACTTATCAGGACCAATTCCAACCAGTCTCTGGGATCTGCCGAGTCTAATGACTCT GGATCTTTCCTTTAATAGGCTGACTGGAGAAATTCCAGCATATGCAACCGCCCCGAGATACAC GTATTTGGCTGGAAACATGTTGTCTGGAAAGGTTGAAACAGGAGCTTTCCTTACTGCAAGCACAAATAT TGATCTGTCCTATAATAATTTCACGTGGTCTCCAATGTGCAAAGAGAGGAA GAATATAAACACATATGAGAGCTCACACTCAAGAAACCGTTT AACCAGACTTCTTCCATGTTCTGCAATAAAGCAATGCCAAAATT ATAGTAGGTCTCTGCATATAAACTGCGGGGGACCTAATGTAACTATCGAAAACTCTCGTGGAAAGTTTCTGTACCAGGGTGATAACTATGGACCTACAGGTTCAGCTATGAACTATCATAGCACAAACTGGGGGTTTAGCAATACTGGTGACTTTATGGATGATGCAATAACCGAAGATAGATACTCAGTTTCATCAGAATCTGTAGTATCAGCTAAATATCCTGAGCTTTATCAGACAGCTCGACGTTCACCCTTGAGTTTGGCTTACTTTGCATTTTGCTTTGAAAATGGAAGCTACAACGTGAAACTCCATTTTTCAGAGATACAGTTCTCAGATGAGGAACCATACGGTAGACTAGCGAAACGAGTTTTCAACATTTACATTCAG GGGAAGTTAATTTGGGAGGATTTCAACATCAGAGAGGAGGCTAATGGAACTCACAGAGAAGTTGTAAGAGAAGTAGACACTCCCGTGACTGATAACACTTTAGAGATACGGCTTTACTGGGCAGGGAAAGGCACGATGATCATTCCTCAAAGAGGGTACTATGGCTCTCTTATCTCTGCGATCTCAGTCTGTCCCA GTTCAGAATCTGAATGCGGTG TTCCAGTGAAGATTCTTCCAGTAAAAAAAGATcataaaccaacaaaatatcCTCTCATTCTTGGCTTAGCAGTCTCTCTTGCTTTCTTGCTCCTCGGCTTATTATGTTGGATAAAGTGTGTTAGCAATGCAAATGCAGCAGAAAGAG GTTCCTTCAGTTTGAGGCAACTAAAAGTTGCAACCGACAATTTTAATCCCTTGAACAAGCTTGGAGAAGGCGGCTTTGGATCTGTTTTTAAG GGACGGTTACCAGATGGAACATTCATTGCGGTAAAGAAGCTATCTTCCAAATCACATCAAGGTAACAAAGAGTTTGTAACCGAGATCGGTATGATCGCTTGCCTGCAGCACCCGAATCTTGTGAAGCTTTATGGATGCTGTGTTGAGAAAAACCAGCTGCTTCTTGTCTATGAGTACTTGGAGAACAATTGTCTTTCTGATGCGTTATTTG GAAGAAGCAGTCTGAAACTAGAATGGAGAACAAGACACAAAATATGCTTAGGAATCGCGAGAGGGCTTGCTTTCCTTCATGAAGATTCAGCGGTTAAGATCATTCACCGAGACATAAAAGGGACAAATGTTCTGCTTGACAAGGATCTGAACTCAAAGATATCAGATTTCGGGTTGGCCAGGCTCCATGAAGACGATCAGAGTCACATTACCACCAGAGTTGCTGGAACAAT AGGATACATGGCTCCTGAATATGCAATGAGGGGTCACCTAACAGAAAAGGCAGATGTTTACAGCTTCGGTGTAGTGGCAATGGAGATTGTTAGCGGAAAGAACAACGCAAAATACATGCCAGATGACGAATGTTGTGTTGGCCTTCTCGATTGG GCATTTATGCTGCAAAAGAAAGGGAATTTCACAGAGATTCTAGATCCAAGGCTGGAAGGAATGTTCAATGTGATGGAGGCAGAGAGAATGATAAAGGTCTCACTTATATGCTCAAACAAGTCCCCGACTTTAAGGCCAAGCATGTCGGAAGTTGTAAAGATGCTTGAAGGGGAGACTGATATAGAGCAGATCATATCAGACCCTGGAGTGTATGGTGATGACTTGCGCTTCAATCCATCATCTTTGCCTTCTGATGGTATCATGTCGATTCCGTCATCCTCTGAATCTGCTTATGATCTCATACAGATCAATGATCTGTACCCACTCAGTCCCGAGTCCATTGTCTTTACTAGCTag
- the LOC104741563 gene encoding probable LRR receptor-like serine/threonine-protein kinase At1g29720: SLSAAYKLMIMSQSRHFSSLLFVLTLIYLVCTIYASPFLHPDEVEALKDIALTLGVKHLNLSEDPCLTKTLVITQEVLKEGQNSTIKCDCGFNNNNTCHITHFVLKTFSLPGRLPPEFSKLRYLEFIDLCRNYLYGSIPIEWASLPYLKSLSVCANRLSGDIPKGLGKFTNLTLLVLEANQFSGTIPKELGNLVNLEGLALSSNQLVGGVPKTLARLRNLTNLRFSDNRLNGSIPEFIGNLSKLQRLELYASGLSEPVPESIFRLENLIDLRISDTTAGLGQVPLITSKSLKFLVLRNMNLTGSIPTSFWDLPNLMTLDLSFNRLTGEIPPDASAPKYTYLAGNMFSGKVESGSFLTASTNIDISYNNFTWSPNCKNRKNVNTYESSRSRNSLTRLLPCSAINQCQNYSRSLHINCGGPDVTIENSRGKFLYEGDNYNITSSAMSYHGKYWGFSNTGEFMDDAITEDTYSVSSESAVSAKYPELYKSARRSPLSLAYFAFCLENETYNVKLHFAEIQFSDEEPFARLAKRFFNIYVQGKLIWEDFSIREEANGTHKEVIREVNTTVTDNTLEIRLYWAGKGTTIIPKRGNYGSLISAISVCPSSESECGVPVQIQPLTKHHKSRKYPLIIGIAALILSLAFFILGAFYWRICVRNVASGKRGSFNLRQLKVATDNFNPLDKIGEGGFGSVYKGRLPNGTLIAVKKLSSKSCQGNKEFINEIGIITCLQHPNLVKLYGCCVDKNQLLLVYEYMENNCLADALFGRSSLKLDWQTRRKICLGIAKGLAFLHEDSAVKIIHRDIKGTNVLLDKDLNSKISDFGLARLHEDDQSHITTRVAGTIGYMAPEYAMRGHLTEKADVYSFGVVAMEIISGKSNANYTPDNECCVGLLDWAFVLQKKGAFSEILDPKLEGVFDVMEAERMIKVSLLCSSKSPTSRPSMSEVVKMLEGETEIEQIISDPGDELRFKRSSEIGTSSLPSDYLVSINSSCESAYDLYPLSAESIVFSRP; this comes from the exons AAACTTATGATCATGTCGCAAAGCCGCCATTTTAGCTCTCTACTCTTTGTTCTTACTCTTATCTACTTGGTCTGTACAATATATGcttctccttttcttcatcCAGATGAAG TGGAAGCACTTAAGGATATAGCATTGACACTGGGTGTGAAACATTTGAACCTAAGTGAAGATCCATGTCTCACAAAGACTCTAGTAATAACTCAAGAAGTTCTCAAGGAAGGACAGAACAGCACAATCAAATGTGACTGTggtttcaacaacaacaacacttgtCATATCACACACTT TGTCCTTAAAACATTCAGTCTTCCCGGTAGACTTCCACCAGAATTTTCCAAGCTTCGGTATCTTGAATTTAT TGACTTGTGCCGTAATTATCTTTACGGCTCAATTCCTATTGAATGGGCCTCACTGCCTTACCTAAAATCTCT CTCTGTTTGCGCAAATCGGTTATCAGGAGACATTCCTAAAGGACTGGGCAAATTTACTAACCTCACTCTCTT AGTTCTTGAAGCCAATCAGTTCTCTGGAACTATCCCTAAGGAACTAGGGAACCTAGTTAACCTAGAAGGATT AGCACTCTCATCTAACCAATTAGTTGGAGGCGTACCCAAGACATTAGCAAGACTAAGAAATTTGACTAATCT GCGGTTTAGTGATAATCGCCTTAACGGATCCATCCCTGAGTTTATAGGGAACTTATCAAAACTTCAAAGATT AGAACTTTACGCAAGCGGCTTAAGCGAACCTGTTCCAGAGTCCATTTTCCGTCTAGAGAATTTGATTGACCT GAGGATCAGCGACACAACCGCAGGATTGGGACAAGTTCCTCTTATAACTAGCAAGAGCCTGAAATTTTT GGTTCTAAGAAACATGAACTTAACAGGATCAATCCCAACCAGTTTCTGGGATCTTCCCAATCTCATGACTCT CGATCTTTCTTTTAATAGACTGACAGGAGAAATACCACCAGATGCATCCGCGCCAAAATATAC ATATTTGGCTGGGAATATGTTTTCAGGAAAAGTTGAATCAGGATCTTTCCTTACTGCAAGCACTAATAT TGATATTTCTTATAATAACTTCACATGGTCTCCAAACTGCAAAAATAGGAA GAATGTAAACACATATGAGAGCTCACGTTCAAGAAACAGTTT AACCAGACTTCTTCCATGTTCAGCCATAAACCAATGCCAAAATT ATAGTAGATCGCTGCATATAAACTGCGGGGGACCAGATGTAACTATCGAAAACTCCCGAGGAAAGTTTCTATATGAGGGTGATAACTATAACATTACCAGTTCAGCTATGAGCTATCATGGGAAATATTGGGGATTCAGCAATACTGGTGAATTTATGGATGATGCAATAACAGAAGATACATACTCAGTTTCATCAGAATCTGCAGTCTCAGCAAAATATCCTGAGCTTTACAAGAGTGCTCGGCGTTCTCCTCTGAGTTTGGCTTACTTTGcgttttgtttagaaaatgaAACCTACAATGTGAAACTCCATTTTGCTGAGATTCAGTTCTCAGATGAGGAACCATTCGCTAGACTAGCAAAACGGTTTTTTAACATTTACGTTCAG GGGAAGTTGATTTGGGAGGATTTCAGCATCAGGGAAGAGGCTAATGGAACTCATAAGGAAGTTATAAGAGAAGTGAACACGACTGTGACTGATAACACTTTAGAGATACGGTTGTACTGGGCGGGGAAAGGCACAACGATCATTCCCAAAAGAGGGAACTACGGCTCTCTTATCTCTGCAATCTCAGTCTGTCCCA GTTCTGAATCTGAATGTGGCG TTCCGGTGCAAATTCAACCACTCACAAAACATCACAAGTCAAGAAAATATCCTCTCATTATCGGCATAGCAGCCTTAATACTCTCTCTTGCTTTCTTCATATTGGGCGCGTTCTATTGGAGAATATGCGTTAGAAATGTAGCTTCAGGAAAAAGAG GTTCCTTCAATCTGAGGCAACTAAAAGTTGCCACTGACAATTTTAATCCCTTAGACAAGATTGGGGAAGGCGGCTTTGGATCTGTTTATAAG GGGCGACTACCGAATGGTACATTGATTGCTGTAAAGAAGCTATCTTCCAAATCATGTCaaggaaacaaagagtttaTAAACGAGATTGGTATAATCACTTGCCTACAGCACCCGAACCTTGTAAAGCTCTACGGATGTTGTGTTGACAAAAACCAGCTCCTTCTTGTCTATGAGTACATGGAGAACAATTGTCTTGCAGATGCATTATTTG GAAGAAGCAGTCTGAAACTAGACTGGCAAACAAGACGCAAAATATGCTTGGGAATAGCGAAAGGGCTTGCGTTTCTTCACGAAGATTCAGCGGTCAAGATCATTCACCGAGACATCAAAGGGACAAATGTACTGCTTGACAAGGATCTGAACTCAAAGATCTCAGACTTCGGATTGGCCAGGCTCCATGAAGATGATCAGAGTCACATTACCACCAGAGTTGCAGGAACAAT AGGATATATGGCTCCTGAATATGCAATGAGAGGTCACCTAACAGAGAAGGCAGACGTTTACAGCTTCGGTGTGGTAGCAATGGAGATCATTAGCGGAAAGAGCAACGCAAATTACACTCCAGATAACGAATGTTGCGTTGGCCTTCTCGATTGG GCGTTTGTACTACAAAAGAAAGGAGCTTTCTCGGAGATTCTTGATCCCAAGCTAGAAGGAGTGTTCGATGTGATGGAAGCAGAGAGAATGATAAAGGTTTCACTTTTATGCTCCAGCAAGTCTCCAACATCAAGGCCAAGCATGTCGGAAGTTGTGAAGATGCTCGAAGGAGAGACTGAGATAGAACAGATCATCTCAGACCCCGGAGATGAACTGAGGTTTAAGAGATCGTCGGAGATAGGGACATCGTCTTTACCTTCCGATTACCTCGTGTCGATTAATTCGTCCTGTGAATCTGCTTACGATCTGTACCCTCTTAGTGCGGAATCCATTGTTTTCTCTAGACCATAG